The DNA window TACCAAGttcaaaatattgatatattgtGTAGCTAATAACAatagttatataaatataaattaataatttgaaaATGTTAGTACTATGTAAATATAATattggacaaaaacttgtgtgagacggtcttacggatcgtattttgtgagacatatatcttatttgagtcatctttgaaaaaatattactttttataataaaaatattattttttattatgaatatcggtatggttaaCTCATCTcagatataaagattcgtgagaccgtctcgcaagagacctactcataataTGAAAGCAATTAATGGAAATCTAATGGAAGGTGGAAACGAAATTACTATTACTTATTTatctaatttttattattattattgaggacaaattttgaaatattctaTTGTATACATGTACAAAACGTATAATTTCAATCAAACCTGTGTATCAGAGAGTATATTTCCCCCAAAAGTTTTATTCTTTATGTGGcttcaaataaaattttaaaaactcaATAACCAATTATCTTATAATCGGCTGCAACAATACGTCGTGACAGATGAAATGTTTGAAAAATTATACGAATTCTTTGTGGATAATTCTCAACAATTCTTGCATGCACACCTTCGACTTAGTTTTGCTTAGTCATCTGCCAAGAAATTCATAGACTTTGTCCAAGAAAAAGGACAAAACTTttcaatattaaaaaaaaaacacacgtTGATTTAGTTTATTAATCAACTCCAAATTGCAAGTCTCTGTCAACGCTAACCAAGGAGGCAATATgttaaattatggaattttgaagtAAATTTcgatgatttttttattatataattttaatcatttttcataaaaaataatgatataacatcataccacttcaatgtcagCGTTTCATCAACATCGCTTATGAAAATGCCTAGATCACTTCAGGCTTTGGTTCGGGAGTATCCGGGAATGAATATCGATCGGGATCGGGCTTATATATGGCTGTCGTCGTTGGTTTCTTGCCAGTGGTGGGTGATTCTTTCTGTAAACCCGGCCACGAGAGATTTCGAGACAATAAACCAACCAAACACAAAAATCATATTGTCTCAAATTAACACTAAAAATTCTTACATAAAAATTATGTATCACTCGATCATATAATTTTTACAGTAGTAATATTCTCGTCCTACATACTAAGCGGCCCCTTAATTCATTATTACATTTTTACCATACTTTATGCAGCTTCGGCGGCTACGAAATAATATATAATGCAaaaatatatgttgtatgtatCATTTGTCTTTTGAAAATTTGCACGATGCTCGATGTTACCTAAAATTTTTCCAAGCTTACAAGTTGACTTTGGAATATTATATTTCAAAGTAATAATTATCATGCATCAAAGTCTTCTGAACAAAACAAATAATTATTGTGTCTAATCCAATCTTATATATGTTCCTAggtatacttttttttttttttaaatctcggGATAAAAATAGGTTAAACAATTGTTACGAAAAAATAATCGATGTAATAGTTTGACTTTTTTTCTTAAAACGATATTGCCTCATCCCGGTGCTCGCGATTGTTGGCAATTAGTTTCCCAAAATACATAACTGCAAATTTTAAAGTCACATGAACTAGAAAATGTTTAGAACACTATCAAGATGATATGCAAACTTTCTAATTTCGAATTCTAAGCATTAAACTTAAAACTCTAATTCCAAAAGTTTAAATCTGACAAAATTTGGATTTAAGTGCAAATGCTTAAAAACTCAAAACTAGAGGATAACTCCCgaatttaattcaaaaattCGAATTTAAGCGTATAAGTTTAGAAAATCCAaactcaagattttatatcttgaaaatttgaactttaagTGTTAATACTTAAAAATTCGCATATAGAAAGAAAAGATGAGAAATTTATGTGTTGAAGGCAAATGAATGAAGTATTATTTATAGAAGATAAAAACCTTGAACCAAGATTCATATATcttcatgaaaaaataaaatgctCCACTTAATTCATTGACTTGGCCATTGCACCTCTTCAACCACAAATCACACGGCAATTGCCATGTGATTTCAacctgtttttttttaattattattatatatatatataattataatttatataccTAATctttttgattcattcttttaatttgataaaattcgaactcaattaattttttatttacctTAAttgataataatttattattattattaatattataatatatatacataataatatatatacataatctTTTCGATTCATTATTTTAATTCGATAAAATTAAAACTCAATTAATTTTTCATTATGTGTACAAAACTGATTTTTATAACAATATATAATATTCCTTTATTTGTAAGCTATATATTCTAGGTCAACTCGATCGGCAAGGAATGATCTATTTATATATGCATGGGAATCTTCAGATCTGCGTGCACTTACAGCCACCGGCAACAAATGAAGAAGCACTTCAGCCACCCTCATCCCCTCAAACTCTCTGTTCCTGCACTCCATAAAGACGATGAATATGAAGCTGATGTTGTCTGCTCAGGCTGTGAGCAAGCCCTGATTCCAGCCGATCCGGTCTACACTTGCTCCGAACGCGATTGCGAGTTCTTCCTCCACAAATCGTGTTCTGAACTACCCCGCCATACGGAACACAAATCCCACCCGGACCACGAGTTCACGCTCCTCTCGGAGCCCCCAGAGCACAGCCTTTACTACGACTGCAACGCTTGCGGTGACCTGATCAGAGGGTTTTCCTTCCATTGCAACAAATGTGAAGACTTCAGGCTCCACGTGAAATGCGCTTTCTTGGCTGAATCCGTGGATTCGAAAGCGCATAAACATACTCTTTCTGTTGAATACTCGTCCAGACAGAAATCTGAGGAGGGTGGTTCCGGGGATAATATGGTTCTGTGTGATGTCTGCGACTGTTGCCTTACAGAGGGGTATTGGTTTTACGGTTGTAAAGAATGCGATTTTCATACTCATTTAGTGTGCGCGATCTCTGCTGAGGGGCCTCCGGATGAAgccaaagaagaagaagaagaagaagatttaGAGGGATTATCTGATGAACAAAGATTGATGCTTGCTAGTATTAAGGCGAAGGATCAGATGGTGAAGCTTCAGTTTCAAATGCAAATGGCTCAACTCAATGCCCAAACAATTTCCAATCTCTGTCGTTTTTGATTCCATTGgtcttggtttttcaacaactgCTATCTATAAATGCTATATTTATTCAAATAATTGCTTCCCTTTCTTGGAAGAGGGATTCTATCTGTTgtctttattttgattttatgtTGTTCCATCTGTATTAATTGATCGACGAGATTTTTCAACATAAGTTGTTCCTAAATTGTTCCTCGTCAAATTCTTAGATGTGTGTAAAATTTTCAAACAAAAATAATAGAAAACGATTGTACGTAGTGAACCACATCTTTTGTAAACTCTGATCTACAATATGTTCAATTGCAagaattttttgttgtttttttttcttttgggaAAATAAAACAAGACAGTACTTTTGAATAAAGTAATCTGACCAAGCGCGTCAAATGGGAATGGCCAATCACATGGTATCAAGCAATAAGCTTAAAAACTTGACTTTCAAACTTGaaacaccccccccccccccccccccccccccccacacacacacacacacactaaatCAAGCTTCTAAATAATGGGTCAAATTTACTGTATTTTAATGGGAAATTTCCATATTTAACCAAACTTTCTTCATCCCATCGCAAAATTCAAAGTCAATGAAATCATATTGTCACcatccaaatttcaaaatcCATATGTATAACAATATATGTTAATCAAGATTCAAGAGATCCTTCAATTAATTAAGAATGCATGGAGCACCAAAACAAGCGACACTTCAGCAACCCCCATGTCTGGTCTCATCTCAACAACAGCGCTCAAGAAAAATTCTAGTTCAAAATGTGCAACATCCGAATATCCGAACCCCATTTCCATGGATGCCATTCCTGCAAATTCTACCTCCACGACTTCTGCCTGGACGTGCCCCGTTTGCTCGAGTACTCCTCTTACCCTTCTCACCCTCTGTCCCTTTTTCCAACCTCCAACTACCCCAACCAAGTATCCACTTGCAAAGCATACTATACGGATTCGAAGGCAAAACCTTCAGCTCCACAGCAAATATGATCCTCACATGCAGTGCGCGTGCTGCTTGCCTCACGCTAGACACGTCGAAAACCATCCTCGTGAACTCAAGTTGGTGTACAAATTACCTGAAAACAAGCAGGTCTTGGGTTCGTGTAATGTAACTTATGTGGTCATGTGATCGATAGGAATATGTGGTTGTATCACTGCTAAATTTCTGGTGTTTGGTTGAGCCTCCATATTAGTTGCCTCCAAGAACGTAGAGGCTGTGATGGTTGTGATGATTGAGAAGTCGGGGGGCTGCACGATTATTCTCTACAACATACCCTGCCTTGACAGAATACTTACCATCCTTGCTTCCAACCTAAAATCTAGTATCAATACTTCCCCTTCGAGTCAAAGGGATATCAAGGAATCCTTCCAGTACTCCATGCATGGAAAATTTAGCCTTAGTTCCTGCTCATTCCACTCCCCCGTATCCTTAATGAACCTAGCCGCTGATGTCTCCTGTCCTGAATACAATTGTAGACAGCTTTTGAACATCGATGTCCCTGGAATCCAAGGGTCTCGGAAAGCTTTAATGGTTTGCCCATTCCCCACTCTCCAACACAATCCTTTCTTCAAGAAATCTCTACCCCAAATCAAAGATCTCCAAATATAAGAAGGATTGTATCCTACCTCCGCATGCCTAAAGTATCTTCCTTTAAGTACCCTAGCCATAAGTGAATTGGGCGATTGAATAATTCGCCACacttgtttaagattttgtcGAAAGCAAtgagattttgaaagccaagcCCTCCCGCTGATTTAGACTTACAAAGTTTATCCCATCTGGCCCAATGCACATCTTTTTTCCCAGCAGTATCATTCCACCAGAATTAGGCAAAAATCTGCTCTATTCTCTGACAAAGAAACACAGGGAGCTTAAAACAAGACATCGCATACGACCGAATTGCTTTGCAAGACTGATTTGTTGTGATTACTGGTTTCCAAATTGGCGTAACAGAGTAGAGCATGTTGTGTGGGCTTCCATGTGTGTCTGATGGTGGGCGTGGTGCCATGTTCCTTTAAGATATGAGACATATTTGCAGTCAATGTAATTGATATCCTTGCGTTACATGTTACAGAAAATTTGAACGATGAAAGTCTTAGTTGTCTTCCATGCATGACACATGATGCAAACTTAGTTTACGGATTTGATTGGCAAAATGAAGTTGAAATGAGTTTTATGGCTTTTTGAACTTTTCAAGGAACTTCTTTATTTATAGAATAGGTCCATTATGCTTATCAATCTTATGTATTGTGCTCTGTTGTAATTAAAAACTCTCATCGATCTCCAGTTAACTTAAGTCAGCTTCAGTAGTTTCCGACGAATCCAAATCAGTCACTCTCTTTCCCTTGGAATCTATTTTTCGCATTTCAAGTGTTCTTTTCTCTAATATATGTATGTTAAATTTTAATTCGGCCATTTTTTCCTACCCACCTTAATATTTTCTAGGTAGAATCATTAACCAATCAAGAATAAGGCGAGCTGCGTGCCAAGATCGAATCTCTGGGAATGGAGACAAGGAAAGTTCCTACCCAGTCAGCTCAACGTCTTAATGAGTTAGTTCATAGATCGGTTGCAGATTTTTTATCCATGTAGCATTCGTGATACATGATAAGTCGTAATTCAATCTGGGATTTACAATCTCGTCCATTCAGATGGAGATAGCAGAGGAGCTGGACAAATTATCAGCGAAACTAGACGACGTGGATGAAATGACATCCTCGGCAATGGCTTCAGACCCACAAGTCAAGAATATCTTAAGCAGCACAGCAGATGTTTGGATTCCAGTTATTACTGCAACATCTGATGAAAGGTGTAATTTTAATTCCATGGTCGGAGAAGAAAAAGGTAGCGAGGGCCGAGGGAAAGGTTCTGCGTAGCAATTGATCCAATGGCAATGGATTTATTCCTCCCTTACAAGTTATGAGAAATATACTCATGCAGAAATGTCGAATATCGTACATTACTTCTGATATTGAGTTGGTTAAATTAAGAGTTCAAGTATACTCTAAAGTTTATATGCTTATGCGAACAGAACAAACGTTCATACTAAGTACACGGAAATTTTCATcactcgatggcattcaaaATTTGGGGTATTAGTAGATTCTACTTCCCAAATCAAAAATTTAATGATCAGAAATAACTTGTTACATTTCCGACAAAAAAATATGCTTTTCCCAAGCATTCATTATTAGAATTGTTTCTAATTCCGCATAGTTCTGTGAAACTTCAAGCAGAAGCCGCTTTCTTGGAGTAACTTTCAATCCATTCCATAGTAACACTCTTCGGCCTCTCTAGGGGCAATCCCAGGGCTCGATCCCATATAAGCTAAACAaaataaaacagtagtaaaaaCAATCTCAGTTTAATTTTCACATGGAATATAAAGAATTACTAATAAGAAGACgactgatatggaaacagaacCTGTGCACAAATGCCAATAGCTCTTGACACACCAAAGAGAACAGTGTAATATCTGTCATAATAGAAAGATGGTTACGTGCATAATCCGTCTCTTTTTCACTTTGGGTAATTATTAAAACGGATAAGGATGGAGAGCTATTCTTTATTGGAGAACATGACATTTGTACCTTGCTTCCGTTAGGCCATAATGATTGAGCAACACTCCACTGTGGGCGTCTACATTGGGCCAAGGGTTTTTTACCTGCAAAAGTCGAAAGAGAAAGAGGCGAATATCAGGACAAGGCCCGCAAAACTGAGAGGTTCGTTCAGAGTATGGTTCAACCTTATAATGCGAGAACGAGAAAACTATTCCGAAGTTAAATCGAgtattaaacataaatatagTCATTTTGCAGTGCTGTGAGATGGAATAGAGGTTGTTCAAAACCAAGTCCACGAGATTCGTGTGGACTTGTTTTTTAACATAACCTGACAAGATGAACATGTAAACAGGAGATTGGCTTAATTTTGTAATGAAAAGTGAAAAACAGAAAAGAGCCGGTTTTCACAATTCATCATGTCGCAACTTCCACTGTTTTAGACAGGAATCACCTTTTTACTTGAATAAACGGGACCTAATTTTGATATTGTAATCCGTTCAAGTTGTTGTAATCCGTTCGAGTTGAAACTCTACTTCATCCTCTGTAATTAATTTAACTTCTAATCTATTTTGAGGTTATATAAAGAAACTCAATCACATGCCCAGATGGTTATCACTGCATACAAGAAATTTCCTATTGCAGAATTGTCACCACTTACCTTGCCCAGCTCCAACAGTATAGGGGGCACTACTTCATAAAGATGTGAAACCTACATTGTAAATAAATGAAGGTTACACAAAAGAACGAACAATTTCGAGCCTCAAAAGACAACTATATGTTTTCAAGCCTAAAGATAAACCAGTTTAAATAGTGGATCATCAGGTAAATGCTTCAGAGCAAATTCTCTCTGGCATGTGTATCTTGGATCTGTCTTGCGTAGAACTCCGTGCCCAAATCCAGGAACAACCTTCAATATCAATATGAGATGAGAAAGTCACATTAAATGATAAACAAAATAAGCACCGCAGCTATGATGAAATTCGAAATAGAACTAAGTATTAAGTAACAAAAGACACGTGAAATTCTTAGCGAGGAAAAAAGGCACACTAAAGTTTTCACTGTACATAGGTGTATGTTTCACTTACACGTGTTTAAAACTAAGACAGAAGACTCCTTTGGTTTACAAGACTAATTGACCAGCTTCAACGCTTGTTTCAATTTTGTTAAT is part of the Primulina eburnea isolate SZY01 chromosome 1, ASM2296580v1, whole genome shotgun sequence genome and encodes:
- the LOC140809296 gene encoding protein VACUOLELESS GAMETOPHYTES-like, with protein sequence MKKHFSHPHPLKLSVPALHKDDEYEADVVCSGCEQALIPADPVYTCSERDCEFFLHKSCSELPRHTEHKSHPDHEFTLLSEPPEHSLYYDCNACGDLIRGFSFHCNKCEDFRLHVKCAFLAESVDSKAHKHTLSVEYSSRQKSEEGGSGDNMVLCDVCDCCLTEGYWFYGCKECDFHTHLVCAISAEGPPDEAKEEEEEEDLEGLSDEQRLMLASIKAKDQMVKLQFQMQMAQLNAQTISNLCRF